A window from Streptomyces sp. NBC_00335 encodes these proteins:
- the pfkB gene encoding 1-phosphofructokinase — translation MILTVTPNPSLDRTYEVPSLDRGEVLRASGDRVDPGGKGVNVSRAVAAAGFRTTAVLPLGGTPGTMIAELLGAQGVDVTAVSIAGLTRSNISLAEPDGTLTKINAAGPALTAAESALLLETVRTCSGGAAWIACCGSLPRGLGPEWYADIVARAHAAGTRIALDTSGPALLAALPARPDVIKPNASELAAAVGRPLATLGDVLGAAEELRALGAGAVLASLGADGQLLVSGEGTYYGTAAVSSVRSNVGAGDASLAGFLIAGGTGPAALASALAHGAAAVQLPGSAMPAPSDLRPDAVHVTQDLPLDLPLSEMSDER, via the coding sequence ATGATCCTCACCGTCACCCCCAACCCCTCCCTCGACCGGACCTACGAGGTCCCCTCGCTGGACCGCGGCGAGGTGCTCCGCGCGAGCGGCGACCGGGTGGACCCCGGGGGCAAGGGCGTGAACGTCTCCCGCGCGGTGGCCGCCGCCGGCTTCCGTACGACGGCGGTCCTGCCCCTCGGCGGCACGCCGGGCACGATGATCGCCGAACTCCTCGGCGCCCAGGGCGTGGACGTCACGGCGGTCTCCATCGCAGGCCTGACCCGCTCCAACATCTCCCTCGCCGAACCGGACGGCACCCTCACCAAGATCAACGCCGCCGGTCCGGCACTGACCGCCGCCGAATCGGCGCTCCTCCTGGAAACCGTCCGCACCTGCTCGGGCGGCGCCGCCTGGATCGCCTGCTGCGGCAGCCTCCCGCGCGGCCTCGGCCCCGAGTGGTACGCCGACATCGTGGCCCGGGCCCACGCCGCGGGCACCCGCATCGCCCTGGACACCTCCGGCCCGGCGCTGCTCGCGGCGCTGCCGGCCCGCCCGGACGTGATCAAGCCGAACGCCTCGGAGCTCGCGGCCGCGGTGGGGCGGCCCCTGGCCACCCTCGGCGACGTGCTCGGGGCCGCGGAGGAACTGCGCGCGCTGGGCGCGGGCGCGGTCCTGGCCTCCCTCGGCGCGGACGGCCAGCTCCTGGTCTCCGGGGAGGGCACCTACTACGGCACGGCGGCCGTCTCCTCGGTCCGCAGCAACGTCGGCGCGGGCGACGCCTCCCTCGCCGGCTTCCTGATCGCGGGGGGTACGGGGCCTGCGGCCCTGGCCTCCGCCCTGGCCCACGGCGCCGCCGCGGTCCAGCTTCCCGGCAGCGCCATGCCGGCCCCCTCGGATCTGCGGCCCGACGCGGTCCATGTCACCCAGGACCTGCCCCTGGACCTCCCTCTGTCCGAAATGAGCGACGAGCGATGA